The Stenotrophomonas maltophilia genome includes a region encoding these proteins:
- a CDS encoding TonB-dependent receptor, protein MKLPCPSPRPLAIALCLALATPCLLPAAAHAQNAASAVRWQIPAGPLDQALTAFGQQSGLSIAADARLTRGRHSGGVQASLNTEAALAQLLTGTGLSFQRDASGVVLQAAPATDAGVRQIGTLRVTGQASEGASPWGLADADAVYRDSGSRVHLDHQQLERFRGQSIGDVLAGAVGVHTADVRNGGALDVNIRGLQGQNRVPVIIDGGQQAIDVYRGYAGVQQRSYLDPDLISAISIEKGPSLAANAASAIGGVVYMETLKDEDILDDGQAWGLRVRGGVADNSIDRTRTFKQIARGSDNRNSLRDPRDWNGSVAFAQRGEDWQLVAAYARRRQGNYFAGSNGAHRYDDQHLSSGGTGMSSQAVSKLYHPGDEVLNTHTDNESALLKFTWTPDPDQRLELSHRFFNSSFGEIMPSAIGRVGESNEWVTYVDKANTMFQFEPGKMRVNATSLRHRYRPEAHPWLDLNSTLWFTTATSRMFNSNIANTPLFKDVPNDQMPDTLGETYGPGLQSDVKTRRWGLDSSNTTRFSNDLGDWTLRYGASFQHEDTAPNSPVLPVDYNNNRYLRSGTRREASVVASLQWQPWDWLSLTAGGRFIDYRTRDRNRVAFVSESRDLRYTFARLSKGGQLLPGWYKEWYPDAQGNYTYDSLRATPYGDSTLGQTYDFDGFIRDPRGANGFHTKQIPTAWGYKPAIRRSGHGFAPYAEARFNLDADMFFYVKYAQGWKMPSLFESTLGNSTSAPVADLKPEKNRSWDIGFSLLKQDLWRDGDRLAFKVAWFKNDIDNAITRRFDSSNWAFYVDNVDNYTVSGYELQSGYDAGIAYLDLSASYYQRARTCDAATAKRLREDPYAKWSKLDTTPDCVDGGFGTSFVNAQNPPKYSIHSTLGFRLFDKRLDTGIRRTYNSGPTHELDKPWNTTGSTGLQNIYLPTAIYDFYARWQFTPKAEVELVVSNLRNTYYMDTLAMSLMPGPGRTTRLNFTARF, encoded by the coding sequence ATGAAACTACCCTGCCCTTCCCCTCGCCCGCTTGCCATCGCGCTGTGCCTGGCCCTGGCCACGCCGTGCCTGTTGCCGGCCGCCGCCCACGCACAGAATGCTGCCTCCGCCGTTCGCTGGCAGATCCCGGCCGGTCCGCTTGACCAGGCCTTGACCGCGTTCGGTCAGCAGTCCGGCCTGTCCATCGCTGCCGATGCGCGCCTGACCCGCGGCCGGCACAGCGGTGGCGTGCAGGCCTCGCTCAACACCGAGGCCGCGCTGGCACAGCTGCTCACCGGCACCGGCCTTTCGTTCCAGCGTGATGCCAGCGGCGTGGTGCTGCAGGCCGCCCCGGCCACCGACGCCGGCGTACGCCAGATCGGCACGCTGCGTGTGACCGGCCAGGCCAGCGAAGGCGCTTCGCCGTGGGGGCTGGCCGATGCCGACGCCGTCTACCGCGACAGCGGCTCGCGCGTGCACCTGGACCACCAGCAGCTGGAACGCTTCCGCGGCCAGTCGATCGGCGATGTGCTGGCCGGTGCGGTGGGCGTGCACACCGCTGACGTTCGCAACGGCGGTGCGCTGGACGTCAACATCCGCGGCCTGCAGGGCCAGAACCGGGTGCCGGTGATCATTGATGGTGGCCAACAGGCCATCGATGTCTATCGCGGCTATGCCGGCGTGCAGCAGCGCAGCTACCTGGACCCGGACCTGATCAGCGCGATCAGCATCGAAAAGGGACCGAGCCTGGCCGCCAATGCCGCCAGCGCGATCGGTGGCGTGGTCTACATGGAAACGCTGAAGGACGAGGACATCCTCGACGACGGCCAGGCCTGGGGACTCCGCGTGCGTGGCGGCGTGGCCGACAACAGCATCGACCGCACCCGTACGTTCAAGCAGATCGCGCGTGGCAGCGACAACCGCAACAGCCTGCGCGACCCGCGCGACTGGAACGGCAGCGTGGCCTTCGCCCAGCGCGGCGAAGACTGGCAGCTTGTCGCAGCCTACGCACGGCGCCGCCAGGGCAACTACTTCGCCGGCAGCAACGGCGCCCACCGCTACGACGACCAGCACCTGTCCAGCGGCGGTACCGGCATGTCCAGCCAGGCCGTTTCCAAGCTGTACCACCCGGGCGATGAAGTCCTGAACACCCACACCGACAACGAATCGGCGTTGCTGAAATTCACCTGGACGCCCGACCCGGACCAGCGCCTGGAGTTGAGCCACCGCTTCTTCAACTCCAGCTTCGGCGAAATCATGCCGTCGGCGATCGGCCGCGTGGGCGAGTCCAACGAATGGGTGACCTACGTGGACAAGGCCAACACCATGTTCCAGTTCGAGCCCGGGAAGATGCGGGTCAACGCCACTTCGCTGCGCCATCGTTACCGCCCCGAGGCGCACCCGTGGCTGGACCTGAACAGCACGCTGTGGTTCACCACGGCCACCAGCCGCATGTTCAACAGCAATATCGCCAACACGCCGCTGTTCAAGGACGTGCCCAACGACCAGATGCCCGACACGCTGGGCGAGACCTACGGCCCTGGGCTGCAGTCGGACGTGAAGACCCGGCGTTGGGGCCTGGACAGCAGCAACACCACGCGTTTCAGCAATGATCTGGGCGACTGGACGCTGCGCTATGGCGCGTCCTTCCAGCATGAAGACACCGCACCCAACTCGCCGGTACTGCCGGTGGACTACAACAACAACCGTTACCTGCGATCGGGCACGCGCCGCGAGGCCAGCGTGGTGGCGTCGTTGCAATGGCAGCCGTGGGACTGGCTGTCGCTGACGGCCGGCGGCCGCTTCATCGACTACCGCACCCGCGACCGCAACCGCGTGGCCTTCGTCAGTGAATCGCGCGACCTGCGCTACACCTTCGCGCGCCTGAGCAAGGGTGGCCAGCTGCTGCCGGGCTGGTACAAGGAGTGGTACCCGGATGCACAGGGCAACTACACGTATGACTCGCTGCGCGCCACGCCCTATGGCGACAGCACGCTGGGCCAGACCTACGATTTCGACGGCTTCATCCGTGACCCGCGCGGTGCCAACGGCTTCCATACCAAGCAGATTCCCACCGCCTGGGGCTACAAGCCGGCGATCCGCCGCTCCGGCCACGGCTTCGCGCCGTATGCCGAAGCCCGCTTCAACCTCGACGCGGACATGTTCTTCTACGTGAAGTACGCGCAAGGCTGGAAGATGCCCAGCCTGTTCGAATCAACGCTGGGCAACAGCACCTCGGCGCCGGTGGCCGACCTGAAGCCGGAAAAGAACCGCTCCTGGGACATCGGCTTCAGCCTGCTCAAGCAGGACCTGTGGCGTGACGGTGATCGCCTGGCGTTCAAGGTGGCCTGGTTCAAGAACGATATCGACAACGCCATCACCCGTCGCTTCGATTCCAGCAACTGGGCCTTTTACGTCGACAATGTCGACAACTACACGGTGTCGGGCTACGAGCTGCAGTCCGGCTATGACGCCGGCATCGCCTACCTGGACCTGTCGGCCAGCTATTACCAGCGCGCGCGTACCTGCGATGCGGCCACTGCCAAGCGCCTGCGCGAAGATCCGTATGCGAAGTGGAGCAAGCTGGACACCACACCGGACTGCGTGGACGGCGGCTTCGGCACCTCGTTCGTCAACGCGCAGAACCCGCCGAAGTACTCAATCCACAGCACGCTGGGCTTCCGCCTGTTCGACAAGCGGCTGGATACCGGCATCCGCCGCACCTACAACAGTGGCCCCACCCATGAACTGGACAAGCCCTGGAACACCACCGGCTCGACCGGCCTGCAGAACATCTACCTGCCGACCGCGATCTATGACTTCTATGCGCGCTGGCAGTTCACCCCGAAGGCCGAAGTGGAACTGGTGGTCAGCAACCTGCGCAACACCTACTACATGGACACGCTGGCGATGAGCCTGATGCCGGGCCCGGGCCGCACCACGCGGCTGAACTTCACCGCACGGTTCTAA
- a CDS encoding DMT family transporter, with product MNTLALFFVICSALIDVAANMMVAKSEGFRRWRWGVGAIVMVWIAFALLGQAVRYMDLATAYAMWGAIGVIGTATCGRLLFGNRLRPIGWVGIALVTVAVLLLSTAK from the coding sequence ATGAATACCCTGGCCCTGTTTTTCGTGATCTGTTCGGCGCTGATCGACGTCGCCGCCAACATGATGGTGGCCAAGTCGGAGGGCTTCCGCCGCTGGCGCTGGGGCGTTGGAGCCATCGTCATGGTCTGGATTGCCTTTGCCCTGCTGGGCCAGGCCGTGCGTTACATGGACCTGGCCACCGCCTATGCGATGTGGGGGGCAATCGGCGTGATCGGTACCGCCACCTGCGGACGCCTGCTGTTCGGCAATCGCCTGCGTCCGATCGGTTGGGTCGGCATCGCATTGGTGACCGTCGCGGTACTGCTGCTGAGTACCGCGAAGTAA
- a CDS encoding SMR family transporter: protein MSRTVPARGALVAWACLTVAIVAEVVGTSFMAHAARDGGWTGYLVMAGALALSYFFLAQSVRRIAVGVAYAVWEGLGLTLLTVVGLTVFGESLSLQQLAGLVLAVVGIVCVTLGEAH, encoded by the coding sequence ATGTCCCGTACTGTTCCCGCCCGTGGCGCGCTGGTCGCCTGGGCCTGCCTGACCGTGGCGATCGTCGCCGAAGTGGTCGGCACCTCGTTCATGGCCCACGCCGCCCGCGATGGCGGCTGGACCGGCTATCTGGTCATGGCCGGCGCGCTGGCGCTGTCCTACTTCTTCCTGGCGCAGTCGGTGCGCCGCATCGCGGTGGGCGTGGCCTACGCGGTATGGGAAGGACTGGGCCTGACCCTGCTGACCGTGGTCGGCCTCACCGTCTTCGGTGAAAGCCTGTCGCTGCAGCAGCTGGCCGGCCTGGTGCTGGCGGTGGTCGGCATCGTCTGCGTCACTCTCGGGGAGGCGCACTGA
- a CDS encoding LysR family transcriptional regulator: MPYSPESLQAFVEAAALGSFSAAARRLRKTQSTVSTAIAHLETDLGVSLFDRSGRYPQLTEAGRQVLGHAQEILAADARLQQLSVRLAAPVEPRLTVVFSDVYQLDPEQRILQRFAEAFPEIELEWLDAEGEDVLELVGSGRAALGLLPRQERYPGELTARPLAHHSELSVYVAREHPLASAGRRAAAQLARHRQVRLSAEVDQSRVVTGLAWTATDYLMVMEMAEDGIGWAELPRALVQRYDRGRLVELVLPGWPRRIHSDLLWRRDTPPGPAALWWADALG, from the coding sequence ATGCCCTACTCCCCTGAATCCCTGCAGGCCTTCGTGGAAGCCGCGGCGCTGGGCTCGTTCTCGGCTGCGGCGCGACGCCTGCGCAAGACCCAGTCGACAGTCAGTACCGCCATTGCCCACCTGGAAACCGACCTGGGCGTGAGTCTGTTCGATCGCAGCGGGCGCTACCCGCAGCTGACCGAGGCCGGGCGCCAGGTGCTGGGGCACGCGCAGGAGATCCTGGCTGCCGATGCGCGCCTGCAACAGTTGAGCGTGCGCCTGGCCGCACCGGTCGAGCCGCGCCTGACCGTGGTGTTTTCCGATGTCTACCAGCTCGATCCAGAGCAACGGATCCTGCAACGCTTCGCCGAGGCGTTCCCGGAGATCGAACTGGAATGGCTGGATGCCGAGGGTGAGGACGTGCTGGAGCTGGTCGGCAGTGGTCGCGCCGCGCTGGGCCTGCTGCCCAGGCAGGAGCGCTATCCCGGTGAATTGACGGCCCGGCCGCTGGCCCACCACAGCGAACTGTCGGTGTACGTGGCGCGGGAACATCCGCTGGCCAGCGCCGGGCGTCGCGCCGCCGCACAACTGGCGCGGCATCGGCAGGTGCGCCTGAGCGCGGAAGTCGATCAATCGCGCGTGGTCACCGGCCTGGCCTGGACCGCCACCGACTACCTGATGGTGATGGAGATGGCCGAGGACGGCATCGGCTGGGCTGAACTGCCCCGGGCGCTGGTGCAGCGCTACGACCGTGGGCGATTGGTGGAACTGGTGCTGCCCGGTTGGCCGCGGCGCATCCACAGCGACCTGCTGTGGCGCCGCGACACGCCTCCCGGACCGGCCGCACTGTGGTGGGCCGACGCACTTGGATGA